GCACGGCCGCGCGCCCGATCTGGTCGTTGCGCCGCTTCTCCATGATCAGGTCCTCCAGGCTCTGGAACTCGAGCGTGTGGCTGCGCTGCGCCGAGAGCTGGATCTGCAGCCGGTAGGGCTGCTTGCCGATGCGCAGCTCGCCGCCGATCTTGAACTCGCGCTTGCCGTAGCGGCACCAGGCGGCGAAGCTCTCCGAGTTGCGCCAGCTCAGCTCGCGCTCCTTGGCGCCCACGTGAGCCAGCGCGTTGCGCACCACGGCGCCGGGGCTCAGCGGCTTGTAGCGGTACAGGTCGTTCACCACGCGGCCGCGCCGGCCCTGGCTCGCGTCCGTCAGGAAGCTGTTGCTCACCTCCAGCCGGTGCAGGTGCACCACCTGGAAGTTGCCCACGTACACGGCCCAGTGCGGGTACTGCGCCTGCGACACGAACTCCACCAGGTCGCCAGGCTTGCACTTGTTGAGCAGGTTCTCGGGCGTGTAGGTGCTGAGCGCCGCCGAGCCGGGCGCGAAGCTCTTCTGGTAGATGCACTCGTCGCGGTAGAACACGGAACACTCCACCTCGTGCAGCCGCGGGTCGTagggctgcggcggcggcggcggcggcccgtcGCCACCATCGGGCAagccgtcgccgccgccgccgccgccgccaccatcCGGCCCCTGGGGCGGCGGCTGCGGCTCCACGTCCTCGTCGTCGTTGGAGAAGATGTAGGAGACCCCGATGCGCGGCCCGTCGTCCCGGTCCACGCCGGTCGGGTCGGCCGTGGGAACTTCCTTGTAACTTAGGTGGGTCAGTTTCTCCACCTGGTTACCCATCACGCTGCGGATACGCGCTCACACGGCCGAGGGGGCAGAAAGCGAAAGCACCACCTGGGTCATCGGCACGGGTCCCCCGGACAGGGGCCGAGACCACCTGTTGGGAGAGGAAGGCAAGGCATGTAGAAGCCCCTCCACGGAAAGGACGAACTCGTTGACACAAGGGAGAAGGGCTCGGGGCTGAGCACCTGGAGCCATTTTACGGGGAGGCTCGGATGCGCCGAGCCTTGCCTCGATTCTCCACCTCTAGGGTCACGGTCCCAGGACGCCGGCAACTGgggccctcccccgcccccagcacttCACCTCGGTCAGGCAAAGCCCATTGCATCAGCAGCTCGTACGGCTTCCGCCGGCGCCCTACCTGCCAAGCCCAGGCAGGAGGGGTGAAGAAGAGAAACTTTGCTCCAGTCCCCCTTTCCTTAACCCTCCTTCCACCCCAGGGCCCTAACTTAGCCCCTAAGGCggcccccccccagccccctcacGCCTCCATCTCCGGGGAAACCGGCGAGGATCCCGCAGCTCGGCCGGGGCCGGTGAGCCACCCTACCTGGCTCACCTGCGGCGCTTTCGCCTCCCGTCtcggccgcccctcccccgcgcgcccgcccgcccgcaggcTCGGGTTACCTGCGAAAACTCACCCGCGGAGAGGAGGCGGCCTTGGGGAAccgacccccccacccctcctcccagccgCACCTTGAGACTTCTAGGGTGAGTTTGCAGGTGTGGGATCCGCAATCCGTCCTCtccgggcgcgggcggcggcgacGCTGGGCAGGGGGGAGCGACGCATGTCTGGCCCCCGCGGCTACGGGGCGCCCCGAGCCCTGAGGATGGGAAGCGACGGCCGCGTGCGCCgcacccctccctcctgctggggctgctgctgccccCCAGCCTGCGCCCGGGGGAGGCGGCGCGCGAGCAGCCGGCGAAGGAAGGAGCCTCGCTGCCCGGCGGCGGCAGCCCCAGCCCGGACCCGGCGAGCAACAAGCGCCGGAGCGGGAGGGACGGGATTGTAGATCCGGCTCCGGGCTCCCCGGGCGGGAGCGCAGCAGCCCCTGGCGCTTAAAGAGACAGACGCCTGCTCCCGGAGCCCGGGTCTCTCCCACACGGCGCGGAGCCTCCgggggccccgcccccgccccgcccccgccccgcccccggccgcggggctccgcccaggccccgcccccgccccgcccccgcgcccgagCCCGTTCAAACCCAGCTGGCAGGTACTCGCTTGGCGGGCTGACACCTCGGATCGCGGGGTCTACACTGGCCACGGGGGATCCCGGCTGCTTCCTAGAGCAGGGGCTCGCCGGGCGGGGCTGCGCTGCTTGCTCAGCTCGCGCTCTTCCGAGCTGGCGGCTTTCGAAAGCGATTGGAAGGACCTGCGCCACCTGCCAGCGCAGAGAGGACAGAGGGACTGAGAGTTTGGGTGTCTGTCCTGTTCCCTCTCCGCCTCGTTCCCAGAGACCTGGAGACGGGAGCAATAGTCATGGGCTAGTAAACAGGCGTTGGCTTCTGGATTTCCTTTCCTGGAATGTAtttcttgcccaaggtcattgagaaaaggattttttttctttcttttcttttcttttctttttttttactgggACAGCTGGGGAAGCGTTTCAGTTTAGAGGTGTTTCTAGAACGCGTGCTGTGAAACTTtcaggaaggcaaaaaaaaaaagttcacagaaAGGAAGCCCCATAAAACTGAACGAAGAGGGAGTGGCTGGCTTTGCTCCCAAGCCCTGCCCTCTGTTTGTAAGCTGTCCCTGGAAGGTGGCACAAAGTAGATTTCATAACCTCTTGTTGTTTGCAGAGTGACCGAGTCATCCGGTGGGTTACGAAAAGCATTTGCTCAGAAAAACCATTTGCGCTTGTCGTTTTCCCTGGGGATGGGGGATCTAGGAATTGTCTAATTGTCCTTAAATTAAGAACAAATTAGCAGAGGCCCCTGGTGGATCTATTTCCTTCTTGCTGACTTACGGAAGGAAGTGACCGAAGAGGAGGATTGCCTCTTAACCTCCACCACAAGGGGACACTTGTTCCCTCCatgctgattttgctttttgtcttttgcatttgcttgtatgtgttttgtttttcctttcatttttgtccCTTGTCTGAGATGCAGGTTACCAAAGGgttctttgtcttaaaaaaaaaaaaaaataggcttagGCATTCACTGGAACACCAGACTCATTCGTGGTGGAATTAAGAATGCAATTTAAGACCTCTTCTACCCTGTTTTCCATCACTGTTTGTTTTAACTAAATTTTTCCAGGTAACACTATTATTAATTCAGTATGCATACCAACCAGTGGAAACAGGAATATACTAACACTACTACGATCCTTTttagtgtgagagagagggaaaaaaaaaaatcaatctactTAGGCCCTTTTGAGCCCGAACAATCGATATTGGCAGGGCCGTGATGGAAGTTAGTCCTTCAGCAAGTCTAAGATCACAGTACAAGTTCCGCCAAAAAGAGACTTCTGTGTGCCTGCTGTGCAGattaaaattacaatattttCTAAACAGCCTCGGGCACATGTTCTGAGGTGCTGCTGTTACCTGAACACTTGGTGTCACCACCATGTGAGCTCCTGGAGGTACTCATTTTACCAGGAGGAGTTAAGCTCACAGAGTCAATGACAGTCATTCCATGTCTGTTAGTCTGAGAAACCTCTGCTAGGGTAGACCACTTTGCCGCAGCTGGTCCTGGGTAGGTTGGCTGGGAATAGGAGAATCCATAGGACACAGAAGTATGACAGTGTGCTGCCAGCACTCTGGGACAAAGATCTAACAAGTAGGAAACAATACCTAGTCATCTAGGTGCCTGTCCCCCTGTCTCGAGCAGCTGTGTCCAGGTATGTGATCATGGCTCAACAATATTTCTTGAATTGAAACCAACTGGAAAGTCTCAGGGGAAACAGGTTCTGAGTCATTTTTATAACCCAGTGCTTCGTAGTTAGTTAAGTGCTCTGTAAGTGCTTGATGGATGCTTTAGCAGAATTCCTGGCCACATTAATGGTCTCCCTCCTGTGTAGCTTATTCCACTAATTCCTGTTTAGGGCCCAGCCTTCATCTAGCCACCTGGGGCTCTTGGTCAGAGGTTATATAAGGGCTCCCAAACGTGCTTTGCTCATCTCAAATAATCGTTTAGTAAATTTAAATTAGCTGTCAACAATCTGGAGACTTGGGAAATCTCATGTTTAAATTTCCAGATTTGCTGGAAAAAGGTAACTGTGTGAGCCCACCAGGCCCACATTCTACCACAATGGCAACAAAGAGCTAAAACTAAGCGATCATTGCCTTGGAGATGAGATGTAGTCTCCAGTTggcccccatcccatcccacccaCCTCAACTACCTTAGTTCCTTGGCTGGCCTGGGGAATCTCTGTGTTGGCCATCTCTGCCATTTCACTTGATTATATATAATTCAGCACGTGATCATTTGCCatctggtattattttttaattcgtgtatttaaaatgtcttttctagAGAGAGCTTGATTCAAAACATGTTTCTGGAAGAACTGCTAGGTACCTACTTGTCTTATACACCACACATTTATGCTATAAGTTCAACAGGCAGCATGCTGGGCCTTAGAGGTATTCATGTCCCcatggaggagacagagaaataagtAGACATCTTAGGACAGTATGGCATGTTCTGAAGGAAGGGGAAGTAGGAGTGCCTAGGGGAAGTTTCAAGGCATGTGGGCACAAGTGAATGTCAAAATGCCTGCCATCAGGGGTGTGTGTTGAACTAGTGAGGGTGACATAACTGTAGATTAATAATGGCAACTACTAGTGAGCTCttgattctatttttctgttttattaagtTTAAAGAGGCTGGGTGACTTCTCCCAGCTGGCAAGTGGGATGATCCCACAGGTCCCCTTGACTTCAAGCCTTGTGCTCACAACCACTTTGTTTTAAATAGAGATAAACACATTCTTTAAgatttgacaaatacttgagtTTTGCTGGTTTTACTGGAATCCAGAGAGAACGCCAAGAACACAGTAGACAAAGTCCTTTCTCTTATGGCATTTATATGTCGATAGGAGGAAGGCAAGTGACAAATAAGTCAATGGATAAGAATTTCTGAGAGAGATAAGGGCCATGATGAGACCAAAATAGGGTAATGGGATCGGCTGGCTGCagagaggatgggggtgggatgGGTGGCCTACTTTGGATAAGATGGCCAGAGATGGACTCTGAGGGAGGGAAACTTGAGTTGGCACTCCAATGAGCTGGCCTTGGCATTGCCTCCACATTCCCAACTAAGGTGGGAAGGGATTAGGATgttcaggaaaaggaaaggagacagTGAGCTGGGGCTGGTGTAGGACATACAGTCAGAAAGGTAGGAAGCTTTGAGGTTTGAAGGTCTTCAAGCTGGCTGGCCCTCGGAAAACGACTCTTCAGGGCCAGGAGAGGAAGCAGGTCAGGTCCAATGCCAGGTTGCAGAACGGAAGgcattccatgcaaatggaaccTGCAAACAAAGGAGGAAGGCCATGCAGGCACCGCACCGTCCCCAAGAACAATGGCTCACTGAAGACACAGTTCATTGGATTTGGATTCTCAGCCACACTGTAGCTTCATCCCCCCCAGCCCGGTGTGACCCACGTGTCACATCCCACACACATCCTTGGCGGAGGCGCTCAATAGAAACAAGCTGTGTTGAATGCCAGTTAGTCACTCTCACAGGATTCCTGTCCAAAGCAGTGGGGAATAATCGAGAATTGACATTTCTACCTGACAAGGCACAGGCCCTGACTCTGCAGGTGTAGTAGTTTGAATGGCTTGCTCCAAGAATGTACAAAACAGGAGCACGAGGGCGGAATTATCTGATTAGGCAATCTGGAACTTTGCCTGTTCCCCGGGCTAGGCCCCGGCCTCCCCGTGGCAGCAGATAGCTGAGTGAATTTGCTGGAAAACAGATTCCTCACACCTCCATCTATTAGGAAACTCCCAGACTTACCTGTGCCTGCTACCTGCTACCAGGGTTTTGTTGAAACCATAGGAGGTGAGCGGTAGCAGAATGGAAACAGATGACATGGGTCGGTGTTGTGTTTGCCACATGCATGACCTTGGAGCCTCTCTTCTCCGTTTGGCCTCCTCTCCTGGTCTCTAAAATAGGGCTGATGGTACTCCTGGTCTCGCTTGTGAATCCTCTGATGAGACAGTTTCTGTGGAGGCATCTTGTAAACCCTAAAGACTGTGGAGATGCCAGGCATTATTCACACACCGTGGAAGAGCCAGATGATGATTTTAATATGGGAAGGAAAAGGATAACCATTTGCTGTGGGCATGGTCTCACTAAATTTCCATGCCAATCCTGTTTTTAACATTTCCCAGATAAGCACCCAAAGCCCCAGGGATATGAATCTTGCTGACTGTAAGTGAGAGAAGCTGGATTCAAATCCAAATCTGGCTGGTTccaagcctgcttttctctctgcaccAAGCTGCCTCGGGAACACCAGCATATATGTTCATGTAGACATTGGCCAGTCCGAGGACCAGGCAGCTGGTTGTGTCTTCTAGATGTAGAGTGACCAACTTGACCTGGTTTGTCTGGGACTATCCTGATTTTAGCATGTCCTAGGCAAACTGGGACAGTTGGCTGCCCTATGTGGGTGCTTCCCCATCGTGATATTGCCTTCCCTGAACCAAGGGCTTTCATGGAGTTGTGTGGTGGGTGGAGCAGGGATAGGAGAAGGGAGCAAGGCGAGTCACGTGTTTTCATCAAGACCTACTCTCACAAAGGGCCCCCGTTTCCAAATGAGGTTATAGACACAGCAGCTACTGCATAAGCAGGACCatccaataaaaaaagacaacaataGCCTGCTTttggcatttattcttttttctttctccgtTTTTAATAGGATGCTTCCACAGGAGGTGAGGGCTGGGCCTCTGTCCCCTCTGAGAGCTGTGCCCTGCCAGCTGTTCTTCACACCCTCTCAGCCTGGCTATCTTAGGCTTTAAAACCTGCATACAGAGTTTTATACTTTAATTGAATTATTCCTTGACCTTCAGATTAAGGAAGGAATCACCGAGGATGAAGAGTGGCATCCTTTTCCTCAGCTTCTGCATTCTGCTTGCTTTGGGCCTCAGATAACCAGAGCAGTCTCTCTCAAGCAGGCTGGGCCAGAGCTAGGCTGCCCTGCGGGTAGGCATGAAGAGGAGATGCCCTGAGAAGGGGTCTGGGGCTATGCCGCCCACACAAATCCATTAGTTTTCCATGCATTCATCCTTTGGCTAAACTGTGAGGAAGCTTTTAATCCTTTTCTAGAAGAGGACTCACTAGTGGGAAAACACCGAGGCCTGTCCCTTCCAGATCCTTGCTGTTTGGGGAGGCCCCTGACAACATACTGTTGATGTTGAACCGGAGAGTTTGATTTGTGCTCCGGAGTCTGAGCTTGTAGCTGGGCTCCTGCAGAAGCCTCATGAAAGATGCATTTCACCAGGCGGTTCCAGGGGAGAGACCGGCTTAAATTACAGCTCTATAAATCCAAATATTGGCATATCTGCAAATCCAAATGTAGAGATTTCAAAAAAAGTCTAAATTCTAAGAATCTTATTTTGCACTTCTTGTGCAAAAAAGGGGAGGATGAGATATTTAGAGAGGAGACAAGGCTGTCAATAATGAGAAAAGCTTCAACACAGCAAATCcaacctccttttctttccttgggCATTCTTCATGCTTCCAGGGAAGAAGAGCTGACATGAGAGAGGAAGACAGCATTTGTTCAGCATGGCTTTCTGCAGGACAGATTAGAAGAGCCACCTACTGAGGATTTGGGGCGTAGGGCTCAACAAATCTGGTTGGTCAATTTATGTCTCTTTGCCCAAGCCACTTCCAGGCCTAGGGCCAAAGGAAGCCCATGGGGCTCTTAACCCACTATAGTCTGTTCACAACCCAGCAGCTCCTAGCAATCCCATGAGACCGTGAGTCAAACCAGGTCGCCCTTTTGGTCAGAAA
The nucleotide sequence above comes from Canis lupus baileyi chromosome 14, mCanLup2.hap1, whole genome shotgun sequence. Encoded proteins:
- the LRATD2 gene encoding protein LRATD2 — translated: MGNQVEKLTHLSYKEVPTADPTGVDRDDGPRIGVSYIFSNDDEDVEPQPPPQGPDGGGGGGGGDGLPDGGDGPPPPPPQPYDPRLHEVECSVFYRDECIYQKSFAPGSAALSTYTPENLLNKCKPGDLVEFVSQAQYPHWAVYVGNFQVVHLHRLEVSNSFLTDASQGRRGRVVNDLYRYKPLSPGAVVRNALAHVGAKERELSWRNSESFAAWCRYGKREFKIGGELRIGKQPYRLQIQLSAQRSHTLEFQSLEDLIMEKRRNDQIGRAAVLQELAMHLHPAEPDEGDSDAARTTPPPGRPPAPGGEDEAREAAVH